One region of Lytechinus pictus isolate F3 Inbred chromosome 8, Lp3.0, whole genome shotgun sequence genomic DNA includes:
- the LOC135155210 gene encoding craniofacial development protein 2-like: MNDNDERLIDLCAANDFVIGGTIFPHKDIHKRTCTSPNNRDKNQIDHIMINGTWRRSLLDVKVMRGEDVSSDHYLVIASFEETKSGNKKSGRRQFNVEKLKDPKVRSSFILQLQNRFQTLAGLDDTMQEVNDIWDRTKTAYNETSKTCLGYRVKEEKKDWISADTWETIKKRKEIKKLVINSKSERLKQRYSRQYQEANKQVKKKSKN; this comes from the coding sequence ATGAATGACAACGATGAAAGGCTGATCGACCTTTGTGCGGCCAATGACTTTGTCATAGGAGGAACAATTTTCCCACATAAAGACATTCACAAACGTACTTGTACTTCGCCTAATAACAGAGATAAAAACCAGATTGACCATATCATGATAAATGGCACATGGAGACGTTCACTCCTTGATGTAAAGGTGATGAGAGGGGAAGATGTCAGCAGTGACCACTATCTGGTTATAGCATCGTTTGAAGAGACAAAATCAGGAAACAAAAAGTCAGGAAGGAGACAGTTTAATGTTGAAAAACTGAAAGACCCCAAGGTCAGAAGCTCCTTTATACTCCAACTACAGAACAGGTTCCAGACCCTTGCTGGTCTTGATGACACTATGCAAGAAGTAAACGATATATGGGATAGAACCAAGACAGCATACAACGAGACAAGTAAAACATGTCTGGGGTACAGAgtgaaggaggagaagaaggattGGATATCGGCGGACACATGGGAAACAATAAAGAAacgaaaagaaataaagaaacttGTCATAAACTCAAAGTCTGAAAGGCTAAAACAGAGATACAGCCGACAGTATCAGGAAGCTAACAagcaagtaaagaaaaaaagcaaGAACTGA